In Oryza glaberrima chromosome 8, OglaRS2, whole genome shotgun sequence, the following are encoded in one genomic region:
- the LOC127782317 gene encoding homeobox-leucine zipper protein ROC6-like isoform X1, with protein MDGELKLMASYVSKLKFILQKDQQQEPHTANLLVLLGSSNQDKRNGLSQGENRMDTCTRKKPRRYQLLTMQQKETLNRAFQSCPNPDRNDLKKLAKELNMTETQIKYWFQNCRTKMKKFKNNEERKLLQKENEELKKENAELRHRMKNSTCRACDLPLFHIDCRHWENPMLNKGNHGVTSNLIPQAVSSLLPSSSGFVASGSNLSSNAVLMPVSAMPSSVLQPAPAVSGANFPILHNLSANANDGYTEKNVLLDLANRAMEEFFSLMKENESLLVKKKENGLLWLPHMDILGVESLNYQEYLAKSRTIGQKPVDFKVVVTRDTAIVNGSCVDLVKSLLDANRWRELFPGIVASANTTKIISTGPSNLHDGLLQLMRAELQVMSPEVPVCDVTFLRQSVQFGSGLWCVVDVSIDTILPGESKTAQSSVQTSSTAARRMEVRLLPSGCVIEEMENGYSKVTWMVHAAYDERAVPVLYHSLLRSAKALGACRWVASLQRHSQFLSGLHKYIFCPDSTMTEVVMRRKVLYLVKQMTSSFTGLFASMSKATLQDGDDTHFAHQIVGGAAGEPAGLLLSATTTIWLPGVNPRRVYDHLRDEQCHGEWRCLLGEQLHQGNALPYGAPLNGETVPEFYRMVNGLHEGHTISLISPREMGGNISNTLLLQEARTDLSGSLIVYARTDVNTVHSIMNSGLNPATVFLVSSGCAILPDCLESFPLHPAATADQAGTSSAAIASRSETGGSFVTVTYQMFFSSQGGAAPASSSIHQGRDALKKATDIFKVVLDTLTVA; from the exons ATGGACGGCGAGCTTAAACTTATGGCTTCCTATGTGAGCAAGCTTAAGTTCATCTTGCAAAAAGATCAGCAGCAGGAGCCCCATACTGCGAACCTTCTAGTCCTACTTGGGAGTAGCAATCAGGACAAAAGAAATGGCCTCTCACAGGGAGAAAACAGAATGGACACTTGTACCAGAAAGAAGCCAAGAAGATACCAACTCCTCACCATGCAACAAAAAGAAACGCTTAATCG TGCATTTCAATCATGTCCGAACCCTGATAGAAATGACTTGAAGAAGTTGGCCAAGGAACTAAACATGACTGAGACCCAAATCAAATATTGGTTCCAGAACTGCAGGACAAAGATGAAG AAATTCAAGAACAATGAGGAGCGCAAACTACTGCAGAAGGAGAATGAGGAGCTGAAGAAGGAGAATGCAGAGTTGAGACATAGGATGAAGAACTCAACATGCCGCGCTTGTGACCTCCCTCTGTTCCATATAGATTGCCGTCATTGGGAGAATCCAATGCTCAACAAGGGTAATCATGGCGTTACAAGTAATCTCATTCCCCAGGCAGTGTCATCCTTGCTCCCCAGCTCAAGTGGTTTTGTAGCTTCAGGCTCCAATCTTAGTAGCAATGCTGTGCTCATGCCCGTATCTGCCATGCCATCATCAGTTTTGCAGCCTGCTCCAGCCGTCTCTGGTGCCAATTTTCCCATCTTGCACAATCTATCTGCCAATGCAAATGATGGCTATACGGAAAAAAACGTACTTCTTGATCTGGCGAACCGTGCAATGGAAGAGTTCTTTAGTCTAATGAAGGAGAATGAGTCTCTTCTTgtcaaaaaaaaggagaatggGCTTCTCTGGCTCCCACACATGGATATTCTGGGAGTCGAATCACTTAACTACCAGGAATACCTTGCAAAATCCAGGACGATTGGACAAAAACCTGTTGACTTCAAAGTGGTCGTCACCAGGGACACTGCCATTGTCAATGGTAGCTgtgttgacctcgtcaaaagcCTTTTGGATGCT AACCGCTGGAGAGAGTTGTTTCCAGGCATCGTGGCAAGTGCAAACACCACCAAGATCATCTCTACTGGGCCCTCTAACTTGCACGACGGGTTGCTTCAATTG ATGCGTGCAGAGCTCCAGGTAATGTCACCTGAAGTCCCAGTTTGCGATGTGACATTCTTGAGGCAGAGTGTGCAGTTTGGAAGTGGACTGTGGTGTGTGGTTGATGTGTCTATTGATACCATCCTTCCTGGAGAGAGTAAAACAGCTCAGTCCAGTGTGCAGACCAGCAGTACAGCTGCCAGACGCATGGAAGTCAGGCTGTTGCCATCAGGCTGTGTTATTGAAGAAATGGAGAATGGCTACTCCAAG GTGACCTGGATGGTGCATGCAGCTTATGATGAGAGAGCAGTGCCAGTGCTTTATCATTCACTTCTCCGCTCTGCAAAAGCCCTTGGTGCATGCCGCTGGGTAGCATCACTCCAGAGACACAGCCAGTTCCTTTCCGGCCTGCACAAATACATCTTTTGTCCTGACAGCACAA TGACAGAAGTGGTGATGCGAAGAAAAGTCCTGTACCTGGTGAAGCAGATGACGAGCAGCTTCACAGGCCTATTTGCGTCGATGTCTAAGGCCACGCTGCAAGATGGTGATGATACTCACTTCGCGCATCAGATAGTTGGTGGTGCAGCAGGTGAACCTGCCGGACTGCTGCTGAGCGCCACCACAACCATATGGCTCCCCGGCGTGAACCCGAGGCGCGTGTATGACCACCTGCGTGATGAGCAGTGCCATGGTGAATGGCGCTGCCTCCTCGGTGAGCAGCTGCATCAGGGCAATGCCTTGCCGTATGGTGCCCCCCTGAATGGTGAGACCGTGCCAGAGTTCTATCGCATGGTGAACGGGCTGCATGAAGGGCATACTATCTCCCTGATCAGCCCCAGA GAAATGGGTGGTAACATAAGCAACACTCTGCTCCTGCAAGAGGCAAGAACTGATCTTTCTGGCTCCCTCATAGTTTACGCCAGGACAGATGTGAACACCGTGCATTCCATCATGAACAGTGGCCTCAACCCTGCCACCGTCTTCCTCGTATCCTCTGGATGTGCCATTCTTCCTGATTGCCTGGAATCATTCCCTCTACACCCAGCTGCAACTGCAGATCAGGCCGGCACCTCCAGTGCCGCTATCGCTAGCAGGAGCGAAACCGGTGGGTCATTCGTCACCGTCACTTACCAGATGTTTTTCAGCAGCCAAGGTGGCGCAGCACCTGCCAGCTCATCAATTCATCAAGGCCGTGATGCGCTCAAGAAAGCCACCGACATTTTCAAGGTGGTCCTCGACACTCTCACCGTGGCATAG
- the LOC127782317 gene encoding homeobox-leucine zipper protein ROC6-like isoform X2: protein MDGELKLMASYVSKLKFILQKDQQQEPHTANLLVLLGSSNQDKRNGLSQGENRMDTCTRKKPRRYQLLTMQQKETLNRAFQSCPNPDRNDLKKLAKELNMTETQIKYWFQNCRTKMKKFKNNEERKLLQKENEELKKENAELRHRMKNSTCRACDLPLFHIDCRHWENPMLNKGNHGVTSNLIPQAVSSLLPSSSGFVASGSNLSSNAVLMPVSAMPSSVLQPAPAVSGANFPILHNLSANANDGYTEKNVLLDLANRAMEEFFSLMKENESLLVKKKENGLLWLPHMDILGVESLNYQEYLAKSRTIGQKPVDFKVVVTRDTAIVNGSCVDLVKSLLDANRWRELFPGIVASANTTKIISTGPSNLHDGLLQLMRAELQVMSPEVPVCDVTFLRQSVQFGSGLWCVVDVSIDTILPGESKTAQSSVQTSSTAARRMEVRLLPSGCVIEEMENGYSKVTWMVHAAYDERAVPVLYHSLLRSAKALGACRWVASLQRHSQFLSGLHKYIFCPDSTKVVMRRKVLYLVKQMTSSFTGLFASMSKATLQDGDDTHFAHQIVGGAAGEPAGLLLSATTTIWLPGVNPRRVYDHLRDEQCHGEWRCLLGEQLHQGNALPYGAPLNGETVPEFYRMVNGLHEGHTISLISPREMGGNISNTLLLQEARTDLSGSLIVYARTDVNTVHSIMNSGLNPATVFLVSSGCAILPDCLESFPLHPAATADQAGTSSAAIASRSETGGSFVTVTYQMFFSSQGGAAPASSSIHQGRDALKKATDIFKVVLDTLTVA from the exons ATGGACGGCGAGCTTAAACTTATGGCTTCCTATGTGAGCAAGCTTAAGTTCATCTTGCAAAAAGATCAGCAGCAGGAGCCCCATACTGCGAACCTTCTAGTCCTACTTGGGAGTAGCAATCAGGACAAAAGAAATGGCCTCTCACAGGGAGAAAACAGAATGGACACTTGTACCAGAAAGAAGCCAAGAAGATACCAACTCCTCACCATGCAACAAAAAGAAACGCTTAATCG TGCATTTCAATCATGTCCGAACCCTGATAGAAATGACTTGAAGAAGTTGGCCAAGGAACTAAACATGACTGAGACCCAAATCAAATATTGGTTCCAGAACTGCAGGACAAAGATGAAG AAATTCAAGAACAATGAGGAGCGCAAACTACTGCAGAAGGAGAATGAGGAGCTGAAGAAGGAGAATGCAGAGTTGAGACATAGGATGAAGAACTCAACATGCCGCGCTTGTGACCTCCCTCTGTTCCATATAGATTGCCGTCATTGGGAGAATCCAATGCTCAACAAGGGTAATCATGGCGTTACAAGTAATCTCATTCCCCAGGCAGTGTCATCCTTGCTCCCCAGCTCAAGTGGTTTTGTAGCTTCAGGCTCCAATCTTAGTAGCAATGCTGTGCTCATGCCCGTATCTGCCATGCCATCATCAGTTTTGCAGCCTGCTCCAGCCGTCTCTGGTGCCAATTTTCCCATCTTGCACAATCTATCTGCCAATGCAAATGATGGCTATACGGAAAAAAACGTACTTCTTGATCTGGCGAACCGTGCAATGGAAGAGTTCTTTAGTCTAATGAAGGAGAATGAGTCTCTTCTTgtcaaaaaaaaggagaatggGCTTCTCTGGCTCCCACACATGGATATTCTGGGAGTCGAATCACTTAACTACCAGGAATACCTTGCAAAATCCAGGACGATTGGACAAAAACCTGTTGACTTCAAAGTGGTCGTCACCAGGGACACTGCCATTGTCAATGGTAGCTgtgttgacctcgtcaaaagcCTTTTGGATGCT AACCGCTGGAGAGAGTTGTTTCCAGGCATCGTGGCAAGTGCAAACACCACCAAGATCATCTCTACTGGGCCCTCTAACTTGCACGACGGGTTGCTTCAATTG ATGCGTGCAGAGCTCCAGGTAATGTCACCTGAAGTCCCAGTTTGCGATGTGACATTCTTGAGGCAGAGTGTGCAGTTTGGAAGTGGACTGTGGTGTGTGGTTGATGTGTCTATTGATACCATCCTTCCTGGAGAGAGTAAAACAGCTCAGTCCAGTGTGCAGACCAGCAGTACAGCTGCCAGACGCATGGAAGTCAGGCTGTTGCCATCAGGCTGTGTTATTGAAGAAATGGAGAATGGCTACTCCAAG GTGACCTGGATGGTGCATGCAGCTTATGATGAGAGAGCAGTGCCAGTGCTTTATCATTCACTTCTCCGCTCTGCAAAAGCCCTTGGTGCATGCCGCTGGGTAGCATCACTCCAGAGACACAGCCAGTTCCTTTCCGGCCTGCACAAATACATCTTTTGTCCTGACAGCACAA AAGTGGTGATGCGAAGAAAAGTCCTGTACCTGGTGAAGCAGATGACGAGCAGCTTCACAGGCCTATTTGCGTCGATGTCTAAGGCCACGCTGCAAGATGGTGATGATACTCACTTCGCGCATCAGATAGTTGGTGGTGCAGCAGGTGAACCTGCCGGACTGCTGCTGAGCGCCACCACAACCATATGGCTCCCCGGCGTGAACCCGAGGCGCGTGTATGACCACCTGCGTGATGAGCAGTGCCATGGTGAATGGCGCTGCCTCCTCGGTGAGCAGCTGCATCAGGGCAATGCCTTGCCGTATGGTGCCCCCCTGAATGGTGAGACCGTGCCAGAGTTCTATCGCATGGTGAACGGGCTGCATGAAGGGCATACTATCTCCCTGATCAGCCCCAGA GAAATGGGTGGTAACATAAGCAACACTCTGCTCCTGCAAGAGGCAAGAACTGATCTTTCTGGCTCCCTCATAGTTTACGCCAGGACAGATGTGAACACCGTGCATTCCATCATGAACAGTGGCCTCAACCCTGCCACCGTCTTCCTCGTATCCTCTGGATGTGCCATTCTTCCTGATTGCCTGGAATCATTCCCTCTACACCCAGCTGCAACTGCAGATCAGGCCGGCACCTCCAGTGCCGCTATCGCTAGCAGGAGCGAAACCGGTGGGTCATTCGTCACCGTCACTTACCAGATGTTTTTCAGCAGCCAAGGTGGCGCAGCACCTGCCAGCTCATCAATTCATCAAGGCCGTGATGCGCTCAAGAAAGCCACCGACATTTTCAAGGTGGTCCTCGACACTCTCACCGTGGCATAG